The window AACCGCCGGCGAGGATGATGCCCTTGCGTGCGCTCATGTTCAGCGTTCTCCGTAGTTGCGCGCGACCCATTCGCGGTAGGCGCCGCTTTGCACGTGCGCGACCCAGTCCTGGTTCGCGAGGTACCACTCGACGGTCTTGCGGATGCCCGTGTCGAAGGTTTCGGCCGGGCGCCAGCCCAGTTCGCGCTCGATCTTGCGCGCGTCGATCGCGTAGCGGCGGTCGTGGCCGGGGCGGTCGGTGACGTAGGTGATGAGGCGCGCGTGCGGGCCGGCGGGGTCGGGGCGCACCTCGTCGAGGAGCGCGCAGACGGTGTGCACGATCTCGAGGTTGGGTTTCTCGTTCCAGCCGCCGACGTTGTAGGTCTCGCCAAGCCGGCCGCGTGCGAGGACTTCGCGGATCGCGGCGCAGTGGTCGCCGACGTACAGCCAGTCACGCACGTTGCGGCCGTCGCCATAGACGGGCAGCGGCTTGCCCGTGAGCGCGTTGGCGATCATCAGCGGGATGAGCTTTTCGGGGAACTGGTAGGGGCCGTAGTTGTTCGAGCAGTTGGTCGTGAGCACCGGCAGGCCGTAGGTGTGGTGCCAGGCGCGCACGAGGTGGTCGGAGGCGGCCTTGCTCGCGGAGTACGGGCTGTTGGGCTCGTAGGCTTTGGTCTCGGCGAAGGGCGGGTCGTTCGGGGCGAGCGAGCCGTAAACCTCGTCGGTGGAGACGTGCAGGAAGCGGAAATCGGCCTTCTCGGCACCGTCGAGCGCCGACCAGTACGCGCGGGCGGCTTCGAGCAGCGTGAACGTGCCTTCGACGTTGGTGCGGACGAAGGCCGCGGGGCCGTGGATCGAGCGGTCGACGTGGCTTTCGGCGGCGAAATGGACGATGGCGCGCGGCCGCTGTTCGGCGAGCAGGCGGTCGATGAGCGCGCGGTCGCAGATGTCGCCCTGCACGAAGACGTGGCGGGAGTCATCCTGCAGCGCTGCGAGGTTTTCGAGGTTGCCCGCGTAAGTCAGCGCGTCGAGGTTGAGCACCGGCTCGTCACTGGCGCGCAGCCAGTCGAGCACGAAATTGGCGCCGATGAAGCCTGCACCGCCCGTCACCAGAATCATCAAACCCCCTTCTGCGGGATTCGCCCGGCACGCCAGGGCGTAAAATGCCGATCCGATCGGGATCGCGAAACGTGGGATTGTATCGCGCCCGGATAACGCCGCGCGATCGACCCGAGGACCGCATGTTGCCCGATATTGACGACCATCTCATGACGGCGCGCCGCCTGGTGCGCGCCTGCGCGGGCCTGTTGCTCGCCGTGCTGCTCGGTTCGGCGAGTGCCGCCGGGCTCCCGGCGCCGGTGCAGCAGGCGCTCGACGCCGCGCACGTGCCCGCCGACAGCGTCGCCGTGTGGGTGCAGGCGGTCGATGCCCCGAAGCCGCAGTTGCAGCGCAATGGCGAGCGGCCGATGAACCCCGCGTCGGTGATGAAGATCGTCACCGCCTTCGCCGCGCTGGACCGGCTCGGGCCGGCCTTCACCTGGACGACGCGGGTGGCGAGCGACGGACCGGTCGCGGCCGGCGTGCTGGACGGCAACCTGTACCTGACGGGCGGTGCCGACCCGATGCTGAGCCACGAGCGGCTGGAGCGGCTGCTGCGCCAGGTCCGCGCGCTGGGCATCACGACGGTGCGCGGCGACATCGTGCTCGACGGTTCGGCGCTCGCGCTGCCGCCACACGATCCGGCGGCCTTCGACGGGCGGGCGCTGCGGCCGTACAACAGCGGCGCCTACGGCCTGCTGATGCACTTCAATACTTTGCAGCTGCGCCTCGTGCCAGCCACGGAAGGCCAACTGGTGGGGCTCGCGCCTTATCCGAGCCTGACGGGGGTCGACATCGACAACCGCATCCGGACCGCGCCGGGCCCCTGCGGCGTGTGGTACGGGAATTTGGAGGCGGCGCTGGAAGCGGGCCCGACAGGATCGCGCCTGGTGCTGTCGGGCAGCCTGCCGGCGAGCTGCGGGCAGCGCGACTGGGCGACGGCGCCGCTGTCGCCGGAAGCCTTCGGGCGGGCGCTGATCACGGCGCTGTGGGCGGAACTGGGCGGCAAGGTCGAAGGCGCGGTGCGCAGCGGCGTGACGCCGGGCAGCGCGGCGACGCTCGTCACCGAGACTTCGCCACCGCTCGCCGAGGTGGTGCATGAGATGAACAAGTGGTCGAGCAACGTGATCGCGCGCCAGTTGCTCGCAACGCTGGGCCGGGAAAGCGGTGCAAGCCTGGACATGGTCGCGGGCGGTGCGGAGGCCCTGCGTGCCCGGCTCGACGCGGACGGGGTCGCGACGGCGGGACTCGTGATCGAGAACGGCTCGGGCCTGTCGCGCATCGAGCGGGTGAGCGCACGTACGCTCGCGGAGATCCTGCTCGCGGCGTGGCGGCGCCCCTTCATGCCGGAGTTCATGGCGGCGCTGCCGATCGCCGGCGAGGACGGCACGGCACGCGGGCGCCTGAACGACAGTCCGGCGCGCGGCTACGCCCACATCAAGACGGGCTCGATCAACGGCGTGAAGTCCTTCGCCGGCTACGTGCTGGACCGGAACGGCCGGCGCCATGCGGTCGTTATGCTCGTGAACCACGCCGAGGCTGGTGCGACCCAGGCCGCGCAGGACGCGCTGCTGGAATGGGTCTGGGCAACCGGCGGCACGCCGGAGAAGTGACGGGCGGCGCGGCGGCGCGTCAGGCTTCCGGCATCGGCATGACGCTGCGGTCGAGCAGGTTGAGCCAGCCGCGGATGACGCGGTAGATGATCCACAGGGTCGCGACGCCGATCAACACGAGGGCGAAGGGGATGCCGATGAGGGTGAAAACCATCCCCACGGCGACGAAGATCCACAGCAGCGCGAACCAGAAGGTGCGGATCTGCCAGCGGAAGTGGCTTTCCAGCCAGGTGCCGCGCACGGCGCTGCGCTTCATGTAGTTGAGCACCACGGCGAGGATCGACGGCAGGCTCGCCACGAAGCTGCCGATGACCGTCGCGGAGCCGACAATGCCGGAGACGACCGCGAAGGCGTGGAGCGCGTAGATGACATGCGCGAGGGTGACGAGGCCGTCGAGGTCGGCGGGGACGCTGTCGCTGCGGTAGTCGGGCATCGCTCGCTCCGTGTGATCGGTGTATCGGGTGGGGCTTACAGGCCGAGATCGGCCCACATCGCGTCGACGCGCTGCCTGACGGCGGCATCCATCACGATCGGGCGACCCCATTCGCGGTTCGTTTCGCCCGGCCACTTGTTGGTTGCATCCAGCCCCATCTTGCTGCCGAGGCTCGCGACCGGGCTGGCGAAATCGAGGTAGTCGATCGGCGTGTTGTCGACCATCACGGTGTCGCGCGTGGCGTCGACGCGGGTGGTCATCGCCCAGATCACTTCCTTCCAGTCGCGGATGTTCACGTCATCATCCACGACGATGATGAACTTCGTGTACATGAACTGGCGCAGGAAGCTCCAGATACCGAACATCACGCGCTTGGCGTGACCGGGGTACTGCTTGCGGATGCTGACGACCGCGAGCCGGTAGGAGCAGCCTTCGGGCGGCAGGTAGAAGTCGATGATCTCGGGGAACTGCTTCTGCAGCAGCGGCACAAAGACTTCGTTGAGCGCGACGCCGAGCATCGCCGGTTCGTCGGGCGGCTTGCCGGTGTAGGTCGAGTGGTAGATCGGGTCACGACGCATCGTGATGCGCTCGATCGTGAACACCGGGAAGTCGGAGACTTCGTTGTAGTAGCCGGTGTGGTCGCCGTAGGGACCTTCGGGCGCCATATCGTTCGGATGGATCACGCCTTCGAGCACGATCTCGGCCGAGGCCGGCACCTGCAGGTCGGAGCCGAGGCATTGCACGAGCTCGGTTTTCGCGCCACGCAGCAGGCCCGCGAACTGGTATTCGGACAGCGTGTCCGGCACCGGCGTGACGGCACCGAGGATGGTCGCGGGATCGCAGCCGAGCACGACGGCGACCTTGAAGGGTTCGCCCGGATGCGCGAGCTGGTGTTCGCGGAAGTCCAGCGCGCCACCGCGGTGCGCGAGCCAGCGCATGATGACGCGGTTGGGCCCGAGCACCTGCTGACGATAGATGCCGAGATTCTGGCGCTTCTTGCCGGGGCCCCGCGTGACGACGAGGCCCCAGGTGATCAGCGGCGCGACGTCGCCGGGCCAGCAGTGCTGGATCGGGAGCTTCGCGAGGTCGACGTCGGCGCCTTCCCAGATGACTTCCTGGCAGGGGGCGGAGCGCACTTCCTTCGGCGACATGTTGAGCACCTGGCGGAAGGCCGGGAACTTCTCCCACGCATCCTTGAGCCCCCTGGGCGGCTCGGGCTCCTTGAGGAACGCGAGGAGCTTGCCGACTTCGCGCAGCGGCGTCCGCCAGTCGCCGTCGGTGAGTTCCTCGCCCATGCCCAGCGCAACCCGCTCGGGCGTGCCGAAGAGGTTCGCGAGCACCGGCATCGATTGCGGCGCGCCGCGCGTGACGGGCTTTTCGAACAGCAGCGCGGGGCCGCCGGCGCGCAGCACGCGGTCGGCGATCTCGGTCATCTCGAGGTGGGTATCGACAGGAATGCTGATGCGCTTGAGCTCGCCGCGCTGTTCGAGCTGGGCGATGAAGTCGCGGAGGTCGTGGTAACGCATGAAGGGGTCTGGCAGGCTCAGCGGTGGGCGTTGATCGCGTCGCGCGTCTCGAGGGCGGCGCGGCGTGCGGCGTCGGCGTAGTCCTCGCCGTTGCCGGCATAGAGGATCGCGCGCGAGGAGTTGATCATCAGGCCGGTGCCGTTCGCGGTGCGCCCCGCGTGCATCGTCGCGCCGATGTCGCCGCCCTGGGCGCCGATGCCGGGCACCAGCAGCGGCATGTCGCCGGTGAGTTCGCGCACGCGGGCGATCTCGTTCGGGAAGGTCGCGCCGACGACGAGGCCGAGGTTGCCGCTCGCGTTCCATTCGGTCGCGACGAGGCGCGCGACGCGCTCGAAGAGGCGCTCGCCGCCGCCGACGTCGAGGAACTGCAGGTCGCTGCCGCCGGGATTCGAGGTGCGGCACAGCAGGATCACGCCCTTGTCGGCGTATTCCAGGTAAGGCTCGACGGAGTCGCGGCCCATGTAGGGATTGACGGTGATCGCGTCGGCACGGAAGCGCTCGAAGGCTTCGACGGCGTACTGGCTCGCGGTGCTGCCGATGTCGCCGCGCTTGGCGTCGAGAATCACCGGGATGTCCGGGTGGCGCGCGTGGATGTGGTCGATCAGCGCTTCGAGCTGGTCTTCGGCGCGCTGCGCGGCGAAGTAGGCGATCTGCGGCTTGAAGCTGCACACGAGGTCGGCGGTGGCGTCGACGATGCCCTTGCAGAATTCGAGGATCGTATCGGGGCGGCCCTGCAGGTGAGCGGGGAAGCGCCCGGGATCGGGGTCGAGGCCGACGCACAGCAGGCTGTCGCGGCTCTGCCAGGCGGCCCGGAGGGCGGTCATGAAATGCATGGAGGCGTCCAGTTGGGTTCGGGGCGAATGATAAGCCGGATGACGCGTGCGCGCCCTCCCCCGCATTCCTCCCCGCACAAAAACAACGGGCCGCACGATGGCGGCCCGCTTCGCCGGGATCGACCCGCTTACATGATCTTGAGGATCTTCATCGCCTTCCCGAGCGTATCGACCGATTCCTGATGCTTGCCGGCCTTGTGCAGGGCCTCGCCGTCGGCACGCAGCTTCTTCACTTCCGCCATCTGCTCGGCGGACAGGGCGGGGTTCTTCGCCATCGCGTCATCGATCTTTTTCATGTCCGCGGGACAATGCATCGCGAACGCACTGCCGGACAAAGCCATCACGAACAGGCCTGAAATAAGGCTTTTCTTCATCTTGGTCTCCTAGGGGAATATGCCGCGGTTGATCCGCGTGTTACTTCGACCGCATTGGACCCGGTCGGTTCACCCTAGCTCAGATGGCGGGAAACACAATGTAATCAACCACGATACCGGCAAAAATGCTCGCACCTACCCAGT is drawn from Azoarcus sp. DN11 and contains these coding sequences:
- the rfbB gene encoding dTDP-glucose 4,6-dehydratase; the encoded protein is MILVTGGAGFIGANFVLDWLRASDEPVLNLDALTYAGNLENLAALQDDSRHVFVQGDICDRALIDRLLAEQRPRAIVHFAAESHVDRSIHGPAAFVRTNVEGTFTLLEAARAYWSALDGAEKADFRFLHVSTDEVYGSLAPNDPPFAETKAYEPNSPYSASKAASDHLVRAWHHTYGLPVLTTNCSNNYGPYQFPEKLIPLMIANALTGKPLPVYGDGRNVRDWLYVGDHCAAIREVLARGRLGETYNVGGWNEKPNLEIVHTVCALLDEVRPDPAGPHARLITYVTDRPGHDRRYAIDARKIERELGWRPAETFDTGIRKTVEWYLANQDWVAHVQSGAYREWVARNYGER
- the dacB gene encoding D-alanyl-D-alanine carboxypeptidase/D-alanyl-D-alanine-endopeptidase, yielding MTARRLVRACAGLLLAVLLGSASAAGLPAPVQQALDAAHVPADSVAVWVQAVDAPKPQLQRNGERPMNPASVMKIVTAFAALDRLGPAFTWTTRVASDGPVAAGVLDGNLYLTGGADPMLSHERLERLLRQVRALGITTVRGDIVLDGSALALPPHDPAAFDGRALRPYNSGAYGLLMHFNTLQLRLVPATEGQLVGLAPYPSLTGVDIDNRIRTAPGPCGVWYGNLEAALEAGPTGSRLVLSGSLPASCGQRDWATAPLSPEAFGRALITALWAELGGKVEGAVRSGVTPGSAATLVTETSPPLAEVVHEMNKWSSNVIARQLLATLGRESGASLDMVAGGAEALRARLDADGVATAGLVIENGSGLSRIERVSARTLAEILLAAWRRPFMPEFMAALPIAGEDGTARGRLNDSPARGYAHIKTGSINGVKSFAGYVLDRNGRRHAVVMLVNHAEAGATQAAQDALLEWVWATGGTPEK
- the ubiD gene encoding 4-hydroxy-3-polyprenylbenzoate decarboxylase; this encodes MRYHDLRDFIAQLEQRGELKRISIPVDTHLEMTEIADRVLRAGGPALLFEKPVTRGAPQSMPVLANLFGTPERVALGMGEELTDGDWRTPLREVGKLLAFLKEPEPPRGLKDAWEKFPAFRQVLNMSPKEVRSAPCQEVIWEGADVDLAKLPIQHCWPGDVAPLITWGLVVTRGPGKKRQNLGIYRQQVLGPNRVIMRWLAHRGGALDFREHQLAHPGEPFKVAVVLGCDPATILGAVTPVPDTLSEYQFAGLLRGAKTELVQCLGSDLQVPASAEIVLEGVIHPNDMAPEGPYGDHTGYYNEVSDFPVFTIERITMRRDPIYHSTYTGKPPDEPAMLGVALNEVFVPLLQKQFPEIIDFYLPPEGCSYRLAVVSIRKQYPGHAKRVMFGIWSFLRQFMYTKFIIVVDDDVNIRDWKEVIWAMTTRVDATRDTVMVDNTPIDYLDFASPVASLGSKMGLDATNKWPGETNREWGRPIVMDAAVRQRVDAMWADLGL
- the pyrF gene encoding orotidine-5'-phosphate decarboxylase, coding for MHFMTALRAAWQSRDSLLCVGLDPDPGRFPAHLQGRPDTILEFCKGIVDATADLVCSFKPQIAYFAAQRAEDQLEALIDHIHARHPDIPVILDAKRGDIGSTASQYAVEAFERFRADAITVNPYMGRDSVEPYLEYADKGVILLCRTSNPGGSDLQFLDVGGGERLFERVARLVATEWNASGNLGLVVGATFPNEIARVRELTGDMPLLVPGIGAQGGDIGATMHAGRTANGTGLMINSSRAILYAGNGEDYADAARRAALETRDAINAHR